The genomic stretch AGTGTGTTGCCGTCGCGCCGGTACTCCGCTGCAGCGATGTGCTTACCCCCTTCTTCGGCGATGAGTCGGGTGACTTCGCTGCCGGTCTGCAACGTAACGTTCGAATGCTTCAATGCCGGATTGATCAGCCTGGTCTCGGCGTCGCCCTTGGCGCCGACACGGCACGGGAAAGCATCGCAGGTGCCGCAGCGAAGGCAGGTGCCGCCGGGATGGAGGTCGACCGCCGCGGGCATGTGAAAGGGGTGCAGGCCGAGTGCGCGCATGCGTTCGAATGCTTTGCCGATGATCGGCTCGTGCGGAATCGGCGCATGCGGGTAGGGCGTCGAGCGTGGCGGTTCGGTCGGATCGTCGCCTGCCTTGCCGTGCACGCCGAACAGTCTTTCAGCCTCGCCGTACCAGGGCTCGAGATCGGCGTAGCGGATGGGCCACGGCATGGTCTTGCCGTCGGCGTGCTCGATCCCTCCGAAATCGCGTTCGCGGAAGCGGAACATGGCCGTGCCGTACACCTTGGTATGGCCGCCGACGAAGTAGAACTGTCCCGGGCGGAATGGTTTGCCGTTGCCGTCGTACCAGGTCTCGCGCGTGCGGTAGCGCTGTTCGACGAACACCGCCTCCGGACTCCAGTTCTCGGCTTCCCTGGGCAGGCGTTCTCCGCGCTCGAGGATCAGGATGCGGGCGCCGGTGGCGGCAAGCGTAAGCGCGACCGCCCCGCCGCCGACGCCGGAACCGATGATGACCACGTCGTAGGAAGCATTTTCCCCAACGCTCACGCGATCAGTCTCTCGGTCTTGGCGTCGAAGCACACCAGCTTGGCGAGGTCGACGAAGAAGCGCGCATCCTGTCCCGGCTTCAGCGAGACATCGGGTTCCAGCCGCACCGTGAATTCGTTGCCGCCGAGATCGAGCACCACCAGCGTGTCGGCCCCGGTGGGTTCGATCACTTCGACGCGGGCATCGAAGACACGCTCTGTCTGGCCTGCAACCATGCCTGCGCGCGCCAGGTTTACAGCCTCGGCGCGGATGCCTGCGATCACTTCGCTGCCGATGTGGGCGCTCATCGCGGACGGCATGTCGGGCAGATCGATGCGCACAGGCGGGCGCGTCCCGGTCTGGATGTCCAGCGCCAGGCCACTGCTGTTCTGCGCCAGTCGCGCCTTGATCAAATTCATGCGCGGCGAGCCCATGAAACCCGCGACGAAGGTGTTGGCGGGGCGGTTGTAGACCTCGTAAGGGGTGCCCAGTTGCTGCAGCACGCCGCCTTTCATGACGGCAATGCGCGTAGCGAGCGTCATGGCTTCTATCTGGTCGTGTGTGACGTAGACGATGGTCGCGCCCAGGCGCTGGTGCAGCTTCTTGATTTCGGTACGCATGTCCAGCCGCAACTGGGCGTCGAGGTTGGACAAGGGCTCGTCGAACAGATAGAGCCGTGGCTCGCGCGCCAGGGCCCGTCCGATGGCGACGCGCTGGCGCTGGCCGCCCGATAGCTGGCGCGGCTTGCGTTCGAGCAGGTGCTCGATCTGCAGCAGCTTGGCGACGCTCTTGACACGCTCCGCGCGCTTGCTTTTTTCGACCTTGCGCATCGCCAGCGGGAATTCGATGTTCTTGGCCACCGTCATATTCGGGTAAAGCGCGTAGGACTGGAACACCATCGAGATGTTGCGATCGGCCGGCGGCAACGGCGTGATGTCGCGACCGTCCAGTTGCAGCTGGCCCGCGGACGGTTCCTCCAGGCCGGCAATGATGTTCATCAGCGTGCTTTTCCCGCAGCCCGACGGGCCGACCAGCACCAGGAATTCGCCGTCGGCGAGGCTGATGGAAATGTCATGGAGGATCTTTATCGGGCCGAAGCTCTTCTGCACATTGATCAGATCCAGCGTAGCCATGAATTCACCCTTTGACGGAACCCGCCATCAAGCCGCGGACGAAGTATTTGCCGGAGACCAGGTAGACGACCAGCGTCGGGATGGCCGCGATGAATGCACCGGCGAAATGGACGTTGTACTCCTTGACCCCGGTGGAACTGTTGACCAGATTGTTCAGCGCCACGGTGATCGGGAACGAACTGTAATCGCTGAATGAAGCGCCGAACAGGAATTCGTTCCAGATGTTGGTGAACTGCCAGATGACCGTGACCACGATGATCGGCCCGCTGCTGGGCAGCAGGATGCGAAACAGCACGCCGAAAAAATCCGCGCCGTCCATTCGCGCCGACCTGATGAGCTCATTTGGGAACGCGGCGTAATAGTTACGGAAGAACAGAGTCGTGAAACCGATCCCGTAGACCACGTTGACGAAAACCAGGCCTTTTACGGTGCCGGCCAGACCAAGTACGCCGAGCGTCTTCGCCATCGGGATGAGCA from Betaproteobacteria bacterium encodes the following:
- a CDS encoding carbohydrate ABC transporter permease, producing MADRRSTGLRADRIFLYAVLLCLAVLFLLPVYVMVCNSVKPLDEIRGGNLMALPIVWTIEPWLTAWSTAQIGVQPTGLKPYFVNSFLLVVPAVAISTLIGALNGYILTQFRFRGANLLFAAMLFSVFIPFQIVLIPMAKTLGVLGLAGTVKGLVFVNVVYGIGFTTLFFRNYYAAFPNELIRSARMDGADFFGVLFRILLPSSGPIIVVTVIWQFTNIWNEFLFGASFSDYSSFPITVALNNLVNSSTGVKEYNVHFAGAFIAAIPTLVVYLVSGKYFVRGLMAGSVKG
- a CDS encoding ABC transporter ATP-binding protein; its protein translation is MATLDLINVQKSFGPIKILHDISISLADGEFLVLVGPSGCGKSTLMNIIAGLEEPSAGQLQLDGRDITPLPPADRNISMVFQSYALYPNMTVAKNIEFPLAMRKVEKSKRAERVKSVAKLLQIEHLLERKPRQLSGGQRQRVAIGRALAREPRLYLFDEPLSNLDAQLRLDMRTEIKKLHQRLGATIVYVTHDQIEAMTLATRIAVMKGGVLQQLGTPYEVYNRPANTFVAGFMGSPRMNLIKARLAQNSSGLALDIQTGTRPPVRIDLPDMPSAMSAHIGSEVIAGIRAEAVNLARAGMVAGQTERVFDARVEVIEPTGADTLVVLDLGGNEFTVRLEPDVSLKPGQDARFFVDLAKLVCFDAKTERLIA
- a CDS encoding GMC family oxidoreductase: MSVGENASYDVVIIGSGVGGGAVALTLAATGARILILERGERLPREAENWSPEAVFVEQRYRTRETWYDGNGKPFRPGQFYFVGGHTKVYGTAMFRFRERDFGGIEHADGKTMPWPIRYADLEPWYGEAERLFGVHGKAGDDPTEPPRSTPYPHAPIPHEPIIGKAFERMRALGLHPFHMPAAVDLHPGGTCLRCGTCDAFPCRVGAKGDAETRLINPALKHSNVTLQTGSEVTRLIAEEGGKHIAAAEYRRDGNTLTVSARLFVLSAGAINSAALLLRSADARNPQGLANSSGVVGRYYMNHNCTGIMALTPLHVNGTRFPKTLSLNDFYFASGASEKPLGNLQLLGKIQEPMLRNALPRTPKWLRTWLARHSVDWYVMSEDLAQRDSEVRVRNDGAIELRWKRSNLRAHRRFVEVAKKLLKDIGFPIVLSKPFGTDTPSHQCGTARFGTDPAASALDPYCRALDHDNLYVVDASFFPSSAALNPALTIAAQALRVGSHLKARLHEF